AACCGTATATCCGGTATGTGAACGAAAAGGGATTACTTTATTTTGACTGGAATGCATTGAATGAAGATGCGCTTAATTTTGAACAAAGTCCTCAGCAGTTAAACAAGAAGATTTTAAAGGATGTCAGGAGACAGAAAACAAGTATTGTATTAATGCATGATCTTCATGAGACAACAAATACAGTGAAAGCATTAGATCCGCTGATCAAAACATTGAAAAAAGAAGGGTATCAGATCCTTCCGATCACTAAAAATACTAAGCCGATCCATCATGTATCCATTGACAAATAATGGGCTTTCACGTAGAATATGTTCGGTAAAGGATTTATTTTACGTGAGGAGAATGACATGATCATAAAAAGTGTAAATTTAGAAACCGTCTGTGGGATCACAAGTAAATTACCAGACAATACATTGCCAGAAGTGGCATTTGCTGGAAAATCAAATGTAGGAAAATCATCACTGATCAATGCACTGATGAACCGCAAATCTTACGCGAGAATTTCAGCACAGCCTGGAAAGACACAGACGATCAATTATTATAATATTAACGAAGAACTTTATTATGTAGACCTTCCAGGATATGGATTTGCGAAAGTAACACAATCCGTCAAGGAAAAATGGGGACACATGATCGAAAATTACTTGCAGACATCAAAACAGCTAAAAATGGTCTTTTTACTAATCGATATCAGACATAAGCCATCAAAGAACGATGTTATGATGTATGACTGGATTCTTCACAATGGATATCGTCCAGTGATCATTGCAACAAAGCTTGACAAGCTGAAGAGAAGCCAGGTGCCAAAACATTTAAAAGAGATCCGCACAGAGCTTCAGATGGATAAGGAAACACCAATTTTCCCATTCTCAGCATTATCAAAACAGGGAAGAGATGAGATCTGGGATTTCATTGAGTCAATGGTGCTTCAACAAGAAGAAGCCGAATAATTATTTATTCGGCTCGTCAAATAACAATTTTTCAATTAGCATAGAATAGACATCGGAGTGTTTTTTCTCCCAATGGTCACATATGTAAACTGCCTGGTCTCTTGAGACAACATTTAAGTTGATCTCAAGGAGCAGGTTTTCTTTTTCTCTGATCTTAAGATTTACGGTATATTCGTCTCCTTTGGATGGATAAAAATCAGCAGTCACACTGGCTTCCTTACGAAGCTCATATTCTTTTTCTTTTAAAAACTGAGCGATATCTTCTTTGATAGAGTTTGGAATCTGGTATTCAAACATCTCAATTGCTTCAGATCCCTCGTCACTGAGCGCGTAGTGGCTCATATTACGAATCTGCTTGACTCTGAGCATATTTTCTTCCTCTAACTCATGAAAAGCTCTCTGAACAGTAAAATAATTGGTATATCCCTTATCAAGGATAAATTCAGAAATCTGTGAATTGCTCAAAGGGAAATCTACCTTCTCAATTAAATATAAAATCATAAGCTTATAAAGTGTTAATTGTTCTTGTTCCATGGCTGATCTCCTTTGATTTATCGATAAAAGTCACTATGAAAAATTATAACACCACATGATTTTTCTTGCAACTTATGAATGAAAAGTTAAAAATGACAGATAATAACGCTGAGGTGATAAGAATGAAAAGAAAGTACCAGTGGATCCTATGTGCAGGACTGATCATTTTTGTGATCGCAGCGTTTTGTGTCTTAGTATCCAAAGATAACAAGGAAGAAGTGAAAGGTGCATTTGTAAGAGAAGGAGGATATCAAAGTGAATGTTTATATCAAAGCGCAAGAAAGTGTATGTCTTGTGCATCCAGAGATTAAAATAAAGGATATCATGTCCCTGTACTGCACCGACAAGGATTTGGAACAGAAAATAAAGAATCAAAGTGTTTATCATTTTATAGGAGATCATGATCAGAGAAAATGTTTTTCTGTTTTGATGTTAGTTGAAGTGATAAAACAGGTGGATAAGACATTAGATGTGATCAATTTAGGTGCCGAAGATTTTATTGTATATTACAAGAGAAAACAGGAAGAATCAAAGATTTTTCATTATGGAAAGATAGTCTTTGTAATTTTAGTCGCATTTTTTGGTGCAAGTTTTTCAATTATGACATATAACACGGATGTTGGGATCGAAGAATTGTTTTATAACGTTTATGAAATGATCATGGGACAGGCACCAGATGGTCCAAATATTCTTCATATTTCTTATGCAGTAGGATTGGCGATTGGGATCATTCTATTTTTTGATCATGCAGGTAAGATCAAGTTAAATGATGATCCAACACCATTTGAAGTACAGATGAG
The sequence above is drawn from the Anaerostipes hadrus ATCC 29173 = JCM 17467 genome and encodes:
- the yihA gene encoding ribosome biogenesis GTP-binding protein YihA/YsxC, with translation MIIKSVNLETVCGITSKLPDNTLPEVAFAGKSNVGKSSLINALMNRKSYARISAQPGKTQTINYYNINEELYYVDLPGYGFAKVTQSVKEKWGHMIENYLQTSKQLKMVFLLIDIRHKPSKNDVMMYDWILHNGYRPVIIATKLDKLKRSQVPKHLKEIRTELQMDKETPIFPFSALSKQGRDEIWDFIESMVLQQEEAE
- a CDS encoding DUF4364 family protein → MEQEQLTLYKLMILYLIEKVDFPLSNSQISEFILDKGYTNYFTVQRAFHELEEENMLRVKQIRNMSHYALSDEGSEAIEMFEYQIPNSIKEDIAQFLKEKEYELRKEASVTADFYPSKGDEYTVNLKIREKENLLLEINLNVVSRDQAVYICDHWEKKHSDVYSMLIEKLLFDEPNK
- a CDS encoding stage V sporulation protein AA — its product is MNVYIKAQESVCLVHPEIKIKDIMSLYCTDKDLEQKIKNQSVYHFIGDHDQRKCFSVLMLVEVIKQVDKTLDVINLGAEDFIVYYKRKQEESKIFHYGKIVFVILVAFFGASFSIMTYNTDVGIEELFYNVYEMIMGQAPDGPNILHISYAVGLAIGIILFFDHAGKIKLNDDPTPFEVQMRLYERDVNDTLMINAGRKGEEADVDS